One part of the Prunus persica cultivar Lovell chromosome G5, Prunus_persica_NCBIv2, whole genome shotgun sequence genome encodes these proteins:
- the LOC18776823 gene encoding pentatricopeptide repeat-containing protein At1g74900, mitochondrial, producing the protein MFTLQLKTAAQKNPKPSFSIPCRSLTTSPPQPPQDSYLANLILQSDPQTLTQILHNPKIEWTADLVDKTLKRLWNHGPKAIQFFKVLDHHPSYTHSRSSFDHAIDIAGRLRDYKALWTLVSRMRARRLGPGPRTFAIITERYVAAGKPDRAVKVFLSMHEHGCPQDLNSFNTILDVLCKAKRVEKAYNLFKVFRGKFKADCISYNIIANGWCLIKRTPKALELLGEMVERGLDPSLTTYNIMLKGYFRAGQIKEAWEFFLQMKKRKCEIDVVTYTTLVHGFGVVGEIKKARKVFDEMVGEGVLPSVATYNALIQVLCKKDSVENAVLVFEEMMSKGYVPNVTTYSVLIRGLCHAGNMERAMEYMERMKDDKCEPNVQIYNVVIRYFCDAGEIEKGLSVFEKMGGGICLPNLDTYNVLISAMFVRKKPEDLLVAGKLLIEMVNRGFLPRRFTFNRILDGLLLTGNQAFAQEILRLQSRCGRLPRQVKL; encoded by the coding sequence ATGTTCACTCTGCAACTCAAAACTGCGGCacagaaaaacccaaaacccagtTTTTCAATCCCATGTCGCAGCCTCACCACCTCACCCCCACAACCGCCTCAAGACTCTTACTTGGCCAACCTCATCCTCCAATCCGATCCACAAACCCTAACCCAGATTCTTCACAACCCTAAAATCGAGTGGACTGCAGATTTGGTGGACAAGACCCTGAAACGGCTCTGGAACCATGGGCCTAAAGCCATCCAATTCTTTAAAGTACTTGACCACCACCCCAGCTACACGCACTCTCGCTCGTCCTTCGACCACGCCATCGACATAGCTGGTCGTCTGCGTGACTATAAGGCCCTATGGACCCTCGTTTCCCGGATGCGGGCGCGCCGCCTCGGCCCGGGCCCGAGAACTTTTGCTATCATCACTGAGAGGTATGTTGCTGCTGGCAAACCTGATAGAGCTGTTAAGGTGTTCTTGTCTATGCATGAACATGGCTGTCCTCAGGATTTGAATTCCTTTAATACCATACTTGATGTGCTTTGCAAAGCTAAGCGTGTTGAAAAGGCTTATAATTTGTTTAAGGTGTTTAGGGGCAAGTTTAAGGCTGATTGTATTAGTTATAATATTATTGCAAATGGGTGGTGTTTGATTAAGCGAACCCCAAAGGCTTTGGAGCTTTTGGGGGAGATGGTGGAGAGGGGATTGGACCCGAGTTTAACCACGTATAACATAATGcttaaagggtattttagagCAGGCCAGATTAAGGAAGCTTGGGAGTTCTTTTTGcaaatgaagaagaggaagtgTGAGATTGATGTTGTTACTTACACTACTTTGGTTCATGGGTTTGGTGTTGTTGGTGAGATTAAGAAAGCTCGAAAAGTTTTCGATGAGATGGTTGGGGAGGGGGTGCTTCCTTCCGTTGCAACTTACAATGCTTTGATTCAGGTTTTGTGCAAGAAAGATAGCGTGGAAAATGCTGTCTTGGTTTTTGAGGAGATGATGAGCAAGGGTTATGTGCCTAATGTGACCACTTATAGTGTGTTGATTAGAGGATTGTGTCATGCGGGTAACATGGAAAGGGCGATGGAGTATATGGAGAGAATGAAGGATGACAAGTGTGAACCAAATGTTCAGATATATAATGTTGTGATTCGTTACTTTTGTGATGCTGGAGAGATAGAAAAAGGGTTGAGTGTGTTTGAGAAGATGGGTGGTGGAATTTGCTTGCCTAATTTGGATACATACAACGTTTTGATTAGTGCCATGTTTGTGAGGAAGAAACCTGAAGATCTGTTAGTGGCTGGGAAGTTGTTGATTGAGATGGTTAACAGAGGATTTTTGCCCCGTAGGTTCACCTTTAATCGCATTCTGGATGGGCTTTTGTTAACAGGTAATCAAGCTTTTGCACAAGAGATTTTGAGATTGCAGAGCAGATGTGGCCGACTTCCCCGCCAGGTCAAACTATAA